Proteins from a genomic interval of Armatimonadota bacterium:
- a CDS encoding alkaline phosphatase family protein translates to MIRSIVLGLDGAVPYTMFEGARSGRLPNLARLMARGAHAAALPFPAAVTPGNWASVATGAKPVTHGISDFLLHQPGAPFTDRVNAFDSQVCEAEFMWDALSRQGLRCATISYPGALPRRSTGHIVIGNRGEPSEDCKWWTA, encoded by the coding sequence ATGATTCGATCCATCGTCCTCGGCCTCGACGGCGCCGTGCCTTATACGATGTTCGAGGGGGCGCGGTCGGGGCGCCTGCCCAACCTCGCGCGCCTAATGGCGCGGGGCGCCCACGCCGCGGCCCTCCCCTTCCCGGCGGCTGTAACCCCCGGCAACTGGGCCTCGGTGGCCACCGGCGCCAAGCCTGTCACTCATGGCATCTCGGACTTCCTGCTGCACCAGCCCGGCGCCCCCTTCACCGACCGCGTGAATGCGTTCGATTCGCAGGTGTGCGAAGCAGAGTTCATGTGGGACGCCCTTTCGCGCCAGGGCCTGCGGTGCGCCACCATCAGCTACCCCGGCGCCCTGCCGCGGCGTTCCACGGGCCACATTGTGATCGGCAACCGTGGGGAGCCCAGCGAAGACTGTAAGTGGTGGACCGCC